One part of the Paraburkholderia flagellata genome encodes these proteins:
- the cysS gene encoding cysteine--tRNA ligase, which translates to MESLRIYNTLARDKQNFVPLEPGVVRMYVCGMTVYDYCHVGHARVMVVFDVVQRWLRALGYNVTYVRNITDIDDKIIRRAVENGETIKQLTDRFIAALHEDADALGIERPDHEPRATQFIPQMLDMIGKLERNGYAYQGADGDVNYAVRKFANYGELSGKSIEDLRAGERVATNDAKQDPLDFVLWKQAKPQEPADTSWDSKYGRGRPGWHIECSAMGCTLLGEHFDIHGGGMDLQFPHHENEIAQSEGATGKTFVNTWMHNGFVNIDNEKMSKSLGNFFTIREVLAKYDAEVVRFFMARAHYRSPLNYSDVHLDDARNALTRLYTALKDVTPDAGELDWNEPYAQRFRAAMNDDFNTPVAIAVLFELASEVNRTRDAVLARQLQRLARVIGLLVREPRVFLQQAAGAQDAGALDVAAIEAKIAARTAAKQAKQYAEADRIRAELLEAGVALEDKPGGLTEWRRV; encoded by the coding sequence ATGGAATCACTGCGCATTTACAACACGCTCGCGCGTGACAAGCAAAATTTCGTGCCACTCGAGCCCGGCGTCGTGCGTATGTACGTCTGCGGGATGACGGTGTACGACTATTGTCACGTCGGGCATGCGCGTGTGATGGTGGTGTTCGATGTCGTGCAGCGCTGGCTGCGCGCGCTCGGCTACAACGTGACCTACGTGCGCAACATTACCGATATCGATGACAAGATCATTCGTCGAGCGGTGGAAAACGGCGAGACGATCAAGCAACTCACCGACCGTTTCATCGCAGCGCTGCATGAAGACGCGGACGCGCTCGGCATCGAGCGTCCCGACCATGAGCCGCGCGCGACGCAGTTCATCCCGCAGATGCTCGATATGATCGGCAAGCTCGAGCGCAACGGCTACGCTTACCAGGGCGCGGACGGCGACGTGAACTACGCGGTGCGCAAGTTCGCGAACTATGGTGAGCTCTCCGGCAAGTCGATCGAGGACCTGCGCGCGGGCGAACGTGTGGCGACGAACGATGCCAAGCAGGATCCGCTTGACTTCGTGTTGTGGAAACAGGCAAAACCGCAAGAGCCGGCCGACACGAGCTGGGACTCGAAGTACGGACGCGGACGCCCGGGCTGGCATATCGAATGCTCGGCCATGGGATGCACGCTGCTCGGCGAGCACTTCGACATTCATGGCGGTGGCATGGACCTGCAGTTTCCGCACCACGAGAACGAGATTGCACAGAGCGAAGGCGCGACCGGCAAGACGTTCGTCAATACGTGGATGCATAACGGCTTCGTGAATATCGACAACGAGAAAATGTCGAAGTCGCTCGGCAACTTCTTCACGATCCGCGAAGTGCTGGCGAAGTACGATGCCGAAGTGGTGCGCTTCTTCATGGCGCGCGCGCATTACCGCTCGCCGCTGAATTACAGCGACGTGCATCTCGACGACGCGCGCAACGCGCTCACGCGTCTTTACACGGCGTTGAAGGACGTGACGCCCGACGCGGGCGAGCTTGACTGGAATGAGCCGTACGCACAGCGTTTTCGTGCGGCAATGAACGACGACTTCAACACGCCGGTGGCGATCGCCGTGCTGTTCGAACTCGCGAGCGAGGTGAACCGCACGCGCGACGCAGTGCTCGCGCGTCAGTTGCAGCGCCTCGCACGCGTGATCGGGCTGCTCGTGCGCGAGCCGCGCGTGTTCCTGCAACAGGCTGCGGGCGCACAAGATGCAGGCGCGCTCGACGTGGCGGCGATCGAAGCGAAGATCGCGGCGCGCACGGCGGCCAAGCAGGCGAAGCAGTATGCGGAGGCGGACCGGATTCGGGCCGAACTGCTCGAAGCCGGTGTCGCGCTCGAAGACAAACCGGGCGGGTTGACCGAGTGGCGCCGCGTGTAA
- a CDS encoding DNA-3-methyladenine glycosylase family protein, translating to MATATKTQTRRSASLTGGTAGATAGAKRALNGAGGKAATKPATKTARGKANGASASHEALDGAAIEAALSNGPAALEAVEPAANALGDLEFEVQRPDYWDKACADLVKRDRILKKLIPKFGPVHLLSSDDPFVTLARSVVGQQISTAAAQALWQRVEAACPKLVPQQFLKLGHEKLAACGLSKRKTEYILDLAQHFVSGALHVGKWTSMDDEDVIAELTAIRGIGRWTAEMFLIFNLARPNVLPLDDLGLIRAISVNYFSGEPVTRSEAREVAANWEPWRTVATWYMWRSLEPS from the coding sequence ATGGCAACGGCCACGAAGACGCAGACCAGGCGGTCTGCGTCGCTAACGGGCGGAACTGCGGGCGCTACCGCAGGTGCAAAGCGTGCGCTCAATGGCGCGGGCGGCAAGGCAGCAACAAAGCCGGCGACGAAGACGGCGCGTGGGAAGGCAAACGGCGCGTCCGCATCGCACGAGGCGCTCGACGGCGCGGCGATCGAGGCCGCTCTCTCCAATGGTCCTGCGGCGCTCGAAGCCGTGGAGCCGGCGGCGAATGCGCTCGGCGATCTCGAATTCGAAGTGCAGCGTCCCGACTATTGGGACAAGGCCTGTGCGGACCTCGTCAAGCGCGACCGTATTCTCAAGAAGCTGATTCCGAAGTTCGGCCCTGTGCATTTGCTGAGCAGCGACGACCCGTTCGTTACGCTCGCGCGTTCGGTGGTCGGCCAGCAGATTTCGACGGCGGCGGCGCAAGCGCTCTGGCAGCGTGTGGAAGCCGCGTGCCCGAAGCTCGTGCCGCAGCAGTTCCTGAAACTCGGTCACGAAAAGCTCGCGGCGTGCGGGCTCTCGAAACGCAAGACGGAATACATTCTCGATCTCGCGCAGCATTTCGTTTCGGGCGCGCTGCATGTCGGCAAGTGGACGTCGATGGACGACGAGGACGTGATCGCGGAACTCACGGCGATTCGCGGCATTGGCCGCTGGACTGCTGAAATGTTCCTGATCTTCAATCTCGCGCGCCCGAATGTGCTGCCGCTCGACGATCTCGGTCTGATCCGCGCGATCAGCGTCAACTATTTCAGTGGCGAGCCGGTCACGCGCAGCGAAGCGCGCGAAGTCGCGGCCAACTGGGAGCCGTGGCGTACGGTCGCGACCTGGTACATGTGGCGCAGCCTCGAGCCGTCGTAA
- a CDS encoding peptidylprolyl isomerase: MVELHTNHGVIKLELNAEKAPKTVANFLNYVKSGHYDGTVFHRVIDGFMIQGGGFDAGMQQKPTEAPIENEANNGLKNERGSIAMARTNDPHSASAQFFINVADNDFLNHSSPTPQGWGYAVFGKVVEGLEVVDKIKKVKTGSKGFHQDVPVDDVVIEKAVVVE, translated from the coding sequence ATGGTCGAACTGCACACGAACCACGGCGTCATCAAGCTCGAACTGAACGCCGAGAAGGCCCCGAAGACGGTCGCCAACTTCCTCAACTATGTGAAAAGCGGCCACTACGACGGCACGGTGTTCCACCGCGTCATCGACGGGTTCATGATCCAGGGCGGCGGCTTCGACGCCGGCATGCAGCAAAAGCCCACCGAAGCGCCGATCGAAAACGAAGCGAACAACGGCCTGAAGAACGAGCGCGGCTCGATCGCCATGGCTCGCACCAATGACCCGCACTCGGCATCGGCGCAGTTCTTCATCAACGTGGCCGACAACGACTTCCTGAACCACTCGTCGCCGACGCCGCAAGGCTGGGGCTACGCCGTGTTCGGCAAGGTCGTGGAAGGCCTCGAAGTGGTCGACAAGATCAAGAAGGTCAAGACGGGCTCGAAGGGCTTCCATCAGGACGTGCCGGTCGACGACGTCGTGATCGAGAAGGCTGTCGTCGTCGAATAA
- the cysE gene encoding serine O-acetyltransferase has product MFKRLREDIATIRERDPAARSAWEVLTCYPGLHALVLHRVAHACWRAKRRWLARYVSQIARFLTGIEIHPGATIGRRVFIDHGMGVVIGETAEVGDDCTIYQGVTLGGTSLTRGAKRHPTLGPGVIVGAGAKVLGGFTVGAGAKIGSNAVVVKPVPEGATAVGNPARVVAPAKSAPVAAKSASAREGFCAYGITPNADDPVSLAIHGLIDHAATQTQRVDAIVVALERLGARLEALHGADAALAELRRLSEGLECGGPQAEAASREEEKAPARV; this is encoded by the coding sequence ATGTTCAAGAGACTTCGCGAAGACATTGCCACGATCCGCGAGCGCGATCCCGCTGCCCGCAGTGCGTGGGAGGTCCTGACCTGTTATCCGGGTCTGCATGCGCTCGTGCTGCATCGCGTGGCACATGCGTGCTGGCGCGCGAAGCGCCGCTGGCTCGCGCGCTACGTTTCGCAGATCGCGCGTTTTCTTACGGGCATCGAGATCCATCCGGGCGCGACCATCGGCAGGCGTGTGTTCATCGATCACGGCATGGGCGTCGTGATCGGCGAGACGGCCGAGGTCGGCGACGACTGCACGATCTACCAGGGCGTGACGCTTGGCGGCACGTCGCTCACGCGTGGCGCCAAGCGCCATCCGACGCTGGGTCCGGGCGTGATCGTCGGTGCGGGGGCGAAGGTGCTCGGCGGCTTCACGGTGGGCGCCGGGGCGAAGATCGGCTCGAACGCCGTCGTCGTGAAGCCGGTGCCGGAAGGCGCGACGGCGGTGGGTAATCCCGCACGCGTCGTCGCACCCGCGAAGAGCGCGCCGGTAGCGGCCAAGTCGGCTTCGGCACGCGAGGGCTTCTGCGCATACGGCATCACGCCCAATGCGGACGACCCGGTTTCGCTGGCGATCCACGGCTTGATCGACCACGCTGCCACGCAGACGCAGCGCGTCGATGCCATCGTCGTTGCGCTCGAGCGGCTCGGCGCGCGTCTCGAGGCGCTGCATGGCGCCGATGCGGCACTCGCCGAATTGCGCCGTCTGTCGGAGGGGCTGGAATGCGGTGGCCCGCAAGCCGAGGCGGCGAGCCGCGAAGAAGAAAAGGCGCCAGCGCGCGTTTGA
- a CDS encoding aspartate kinase has translation MALIVHKYGGTSMGSVERIKNVAKRVAKWHKAGHKMVVVPSAMSGETNRLLGLAKEISPQPNPRELDMIASTGEQVSVGLLSIALQEAGVDAISYTGWQVPVKTDSSFTKARINDIDGERVLSDLDDGKVVVITGFQGIDPEGHITTLGRGGSDTSAVAVAAALKADECLIYTDVDGVYTTDPRVVDDARRLDRITFEEMLEMASLGSKVLQIRSVEFAGKYQVKTRVLSSLTDPMMNLAEEMSSGTLITFEEDETMEKAVISGIAFQRDEARIAVMGVPDKPGIAYQILGPVADANIDVDMIIQNQSVAGKTDFTFTVPRGDYQRAMDVLNNQVKGHVNAEQVLGDPKVSKVSVVGVGMRSHVGVASKMFRTLSEEGINIQMISTSEIKISVLIDEKYMELAVRALHKVFDLEHA, from the coding sequence ATGGCACTCATCGTACACAAATACGGCGGCACCTCGATGGGCTCGGTCGAGCGCATCAAGAACGTCGCCAAGCGCGTCGCTAAATGGCACAAGGCCGGCCACAAGATGGTCGTCGTGCCCTCGGCAATGTCCGGCGAAACCAACCGCCTGCTCGGTCTCGCGAAAGAAATTTCGCCGCAGCCGAACCCGCGCGAGCTCGACATGATTGCGTCGACCGGTGAGCAGGTGAGCGTCGGCCTCCTCTCGATCGCTCTGCAGGAAGCAGGCGTCGACGCCATCAGCTATACCGGCTGGCAAGTGCCGGTCAAAACCGACAGCTCGTTCACCAAGGCCCGCATCAACGACATCGACGGCGAGCGCGTGCTGAGCGACCTCGACGACGGCAAGGTGGTCGTGATCACGGGCTTCCAGGGCATCGACCCGGAAGGCCATATCACCACGCTCGGCCGCGGCGGCTCGGACACTTCGGCGGTCGCAGTCGCAGCCGCGCTGAAGGCCGACGAATGTCTGATCTATACGGACGTCGACGGTGTCTACACGACCGACCCGCGTGTGGTCGACGACGCACGCCGTCTCGATCGCATTACGTTCGAAGAGATGCTGGAAATGGCCAGCCTCGGCTCGAAAGTGCTGCAGATCCGCTCGGTGGAATTCGCGGGCAAGTATCAGGTGAAGACGCGTGTGCTCTCCAGCCTGACCGACCCGATGATGAATCTCGCCGAGGAAATGTCCTCGGGCACCCTGATTACTTTTGAAGAAGACGAGACCATGGAAAAAGCAGTCATCTCGGGTATCGCGTTCCAGCGCGACGAGGCCCGCATCGCCGTGATGGGCGTGCCCGACAAGCCGGGCATCGCGTATCAGATCCTCGGCCCGGTGGCGGACGCGAACATCGACGTCGACATGATCATCCAGAACCAGAGCGTGGCCGGCAAGACGGACTTCACGTTCACGGTGCCCCGCGGCGACTACCAGCGCGCCATGGATGTCCTCAACAACCAGGTGAAGGGTCACGTGAACGCCGAGCAGGTGCTGGGCGATCCGAAGGTATCGAAGGTGTCGGTGGTCGGCGTGGGCATGCGCTCGCACGTGGGCGTGGCGAGCAAGATGTTCCGCACGCTCTCGGAAGAGGGCATCAACATCCAGATGATCTCGACCTCGGAAATCAAGATCTCGGTGCTGATCGACGAGAAATACATGGAGCTGGCGGTCCGCGCGCTGCACAAGGTGTTCGACCTCGAGCACGCGTAA
- a CDS encoding peptidylprolyl isomerase, protein MKWLMLALGSAALIANAPAFAQNGQPAAAHPQVLFKTSEGDIRVELYPEKAPKTVDNFLQYVKAGQYNGTIFHRVIRGFMIQGGGYTQSFVEKPTRAPVALESKNGLKNLTGTIAMARTSDPNSATAQFFINTVDNAGLDYPNPDGNGYAVFGKVTQGMDVVKKIEAAPTTSRGPMADVPQKEIVIESATVVGK, encoded by the coding sequence ATGAAATGGTTGATGTTGGCGCTCGGCAGCGCCGCCCTGATCGCGAACGCACCCGCCTTTGCGCAAAACGGCCAGCCGGCCGCCGCGCATCCGCAAGTGCTCTTCAAGACCAGTGAAGGCGACATTCGCGTCGAGCTCTATCCGGAGAAAGCGCCGAAGACCGTCGACAATTTCCTGCAGTACGTGAAGGCTGGCCAATACAACGGCACGATCTTTCATCGCGTGATTCGCGGCTTCATGATCCAGGGCGGCGGCTACACGCAAAGCTTCGTCGAGAAGCCCACGCGCGCGCCAGTTGCGCTTGAAAGCAAGAACGGCCTGAAGAACCTCACGGGCACGATCGCGATGGCGCGCACGAGCGACCCGAATTCAGCCACCGCGCAATTCTTCATCAACACCGTCGACAACGCCGGCCTCGACTATCCGAACCCGGACGGCAACGGCTATGCCGTGTTCGGCAAGGTCACGCAGGGCATGGACGTCGTGAAGAAGATTGAAGCGGCGCCCACCACCTCGCGCGGCCCGATGGCCGACGTGCCGCAAAAGGAAATCGTGATCGAGTCGGCTACCGTCGTCGGCAAGTAA
- the tilS gene encoding tRNA lysidine(34) synthetase TilS: MTDHPESDAGRIVLDALGVVLSALPNDARIAIAYSGGLDSSVLLDAAVRAAGTARLIALHVHHGLSPNADAWLAHCEATARAYGVTFDARRVELARDDAAGVEAAARDARYRALDAMCAAHGVQTLWLAQHADDQAETVLLQLLRGAGLAGLAAMAPARASVNGAARMRPLLALLRTQLERYARAHGLQWIEDESNDDTRYARNALRHDVMPTLSAHFPGYRDALARTAAHAASSQRLLDELARIDLRDVGRDDASALSHTALLALDDPRALNLLRYWMRSLGLPAASTARLADMLRQLREIARDDLSAHALRVDHAGHRLRSYRGVVSWEAVRAREERAGESAPHSRAAVSLNWRGEEIWRLPSWRGTYVFAPAAPDDADAVPEHVLASAPLIARERSGGERLRDDAANVSRTLKNLFQTRGVPAWERDVPLLFAGETLLFVPRIGVNRSAFGAAQSEPGAAWRRIEWREDLLIA; the protein is encoded by the coding sequence GTGACCGACCATCCCGAATCCGACGCCGGGCGCATCGTTCTCGATGCGCTCGGCGTTGTGCTTTCCGCGCTTCCCAACGACGCACGCATCGCGATCGCGTATAGCGGCGGGCTCGACTCGTCCGTGCTGCTCGATGCCGCGGTGCGTGCGGCCGGGACAGCACGCCTGATCGCGTTGCACGTGCATCACGGACTGAGCCCGAACGCCGACGCATGGCTTGCTCATTGCGAGGCGACCGCGCGCGCGTACGGCGTGACGTTCGACGCGAGGCGTGTAGAGTTGGCACGCGACGACGCGGCCGGCGTCGAGGCGGCCGCCCGCGACGCCCGCTATCGCGCGCTTGACGCAATGTGCGCGGCGCACGGCGTACAGACGCTCTGGCTCGCGCAGCATGCGGACGATCAGGCGGAAACGGTGCTGCTGCAGTTGCTGCGCGGCGCGGGGCTCGCCGGGCTCGCGGCGATGGCGCCCGCACGCGCGAGCGTGAATGGCGCGGCACGCATGCGGCCGCTGCTCGCTTTGTTGCGCACGCAACTGGAGCGCTATGCGCGTGCGCATGGCCTGCAGTGGATCGAGGACGAGTCGAACGACGACACGCGCTACGCACGCAACGCGTTGCGTCACGACGTGATGCCGACGCTCTCGGCCCATTTCCCTGGTTATCGCGACGCGCTCGCGCGTACGGCGGCGCATGCGGCTTCTTCGCAGCGTCTGCTCGACGAGCTTGCCCGGATCGATTTACGCGACGTTGGTCGCGATGACGCAAGCGCACTTTCGCACACCGCGCTGCTCGCGCTCGACGACCCGCGCGCGCTCAATTTGCTGCGCTACTGGATGCGCTCGCTTGGCCTGCCGGCGGCATCGACGGCACGGCTTGCGGATATGTTGCGGCAGTTGCGCGAGATTGCGCGCGATGACCTGAGCGCTCACGCATTGCGCGTCGATCATGCCGGACACCGCTTGCGCTCGTATCGCGGTGTCGTCTCGTGGGAAGCGGTACGCGCACGCGAAGAGCGCGCAGGCGAGAGCGCCCCACATTCGCGCGCGGCTGTGTCGTTGAACTGGCGCGGCGAGGAAATCTGGCGCCTGCCATCATGGCGCGGAACCTACGTTTTCGCGCCTGCCGCCCCCGACGATGCCGACGCCGTTCCCGAGCACGTGCTCGCGAGCGCGCCGCTCATCGCGCGCGAGCGCAGCGGCGGCGAGCGTTTGCGCGACGACGCCGCGAACGTGAGTCGCACGCTCAAGAACCTGTTCCAGACGCGCGGCGTGCCCGCATGGGAGCGCGACGTGCCGTTGCTCTTCGCGGGCGAGACGCTGCTGTTCGTGCCCCGTATTGGCGTGAACCGCTCGGCGTTCGGTGCGGCGCAAAGCGAACCGGGCGCGGCCTGGCGTCGCATCGAATGGCGCGAAGATTTACTGATCGCTTGA
- a CDS encoding RNA methyltransferase, with the protein MLAHPDSPDSQSTAPASGDAHEPLRGGFTSTRFVLVEPSHPGNVGAAARALKTMGFSRLVLVAPRVPQVHCDPEAVAMASGADDVLAAAHIVPTLADALAGVQWSLALTARTREYGPPPAAPRQAVQDACRQVAHGGDIALVFGNERTGLSNDDVERCSALAHIPANPAYSSLNLAQAVQVLSYELRLAYLGESAPAAALPAAGGAGGASQPSAGSPLATSDDIERMYLHLENALIALEFLDPANPKKLMSRLRRLFARSGLEREEVNIVRGIAKHILMLKGKGENR; encoded by the coding sequence ATCTTGGCGCACCCCGATTCACCCGATTCCCAGTCAACGGCGCCGGCTTCCGGCGACGCTCACGAGCCGCTGCGCGGCGGCTTTACGTCCACCCGCTTCGTGCTCGTCGAGCCGAGCCACCCCGGCAATGTCGGCGCGGCGGCGCGCGCGCTGAAGACCATGGGATTCTCGCGCCTCGTGCTGGTGGCGCCGCGCGTGCCCCAGGTCCACTGCGACCCGGAAGCCGTAGCGATGGCGAGCGGGGCCGACGACGTGCTCGCGGCCGCCCACATCGTGCCGACGCTCGCCGACGCGCTGGCCGGCGTGCAATGGTCGCTCGCGCTCACGGCGCGCACGCGCGAGTACGGGCCACCGCCCGCGGCTCCGCGCCAGGCGGTGCAGGATGCCTGCCGCCAGGTGGCGCACGGCGGCGACATCGCGCTCGTGTTCGGCAACGAGCGCACAGGCCTCTCGAACGACGACGTCGAGCGCTGCAGCGCGCTTGCGCACATCCCGGCCAACCCCGCCTATAGCTCTCTCAATCTTGCCCAGGCGGTTCAGGTGCTCTCCTACGAACTGCGGCTCGCCTACCTCGGCGAGAGCGCGCCTGCCGCGGCGTTGCCGGCGGCTGGCGGTGCGGGCGGTGCGTCCCAGCCTTCGGCCGGATCGCCGCTTGCGACGAGCGACGACATCGAGCGCATGTATCTGCACCTCGAGAACGCGCTCATCGCGCTCGAGTTTCTCGACCCCGCCAATCCGAAGAAACTGATGTCGCGTCTGCGGCGGCTCTTTGCCCGCTCGGGGCTCGAGCGCGAGGAGGTCAATATCGTGCGCGGCATCGCAAAGCACATTCTCATGCTCAAGGGCAAAGGCGAGAACCGTTGA
- a CDS encoding tetratricopeptide repeat protein has translation MKPSSGRAPRAATLAASALSSVAIVLCSVSIAHAAPPPTSDATPGADAAISQQDWAGALSQLDARIKTNPRDVQAKFKRATILARLNRDDDAIEAFTELTQLYPELPEPYNNLAALYAKHGRYEEARVALETAVKANPSYGLAWENLGDLYLRLADASYRRAQTLGHASGATSQRQADIAKIISPPPAPKKANAAAGAPEGASAAGSSALVPAFTNPAYQFGGPTGSLALPPYAAPSN, from the coding sequence ATGAAACCTTCCAGCGGCCGCGCGCCCCGTGCTGCGACCCTTGCCGCGTCGGCTCTCTCGAGCGTCGCGATCGTGCTGTGCAGCGTGAGCATCGCGCATGCCGCGCCCCCCCCGACGTCCGATGCCACGCCAGGTGCCGACGCCGCAATCAGCCAGCAAGACTGGGCTGGAGCGCTCAGCCAGCTCGACGCACGCATCAAGACGAACCCGCGCGACGTGCAGGCGAAGTTCAAGCGCGCGACCATTCTCGCGCGGCTGAACCGTGACGACGACGCGATCGAGGCGTTCACCGAACTCACGCAGCTCTACCCCGAATTGCCCGAGCCTTACAACAATCTCGCTGCGCTTTACGCAAAGCATGGCCGCTACGAGGAGGCGCGCGTCGCACTCGAAACGGCTGTGAAGGCGAACCCGTCGTACGGACTCGCGTGGGAAAATCTCGGCGACCTGTACCTGCGTCTGGCCGACGCGTCATACCGCCGCGCGCAAACGCTCGGTCACGCGAGCGGCGCGACGTCGCAGCGCCAGGCCGACATCGCGAAGATCATCTCGCCGCCGCCCGCTCCGAAGAAAGCAAACGCCGCAGCGGGAGCGCCAGAAGGCGCATCGGCAGCAGGCTCGTCGGCCCTCGTGCCCGCGTTCACCAACCCCGCGTACCAGTTTGGCGGCCCAACGGGGTCGCTGGCGCTGCCGCCTTACGCGGCGCCGTCGAACTAA
- a CDS encoding UDP-2,3-diacylglucosamine diphosphatase — protein MLQEKALRHAAAGVPGEGKRPHAARPFLFISDVHLNEGIPRTVAAFERFIRVTADQADSVFILGDLFEYWIGDDMLTDPFPARMAALMHTLSERGIALYIMHGNRDFLMGKRFMKAAGAIWLPDPIAITAFGTRLALAHGDAMCTDDHGYQLFRKLARNRLVQLLFLAWPFRWRRAIAERARSASENKRSGPRLPKYDVTAKGVAALFKRARANTIVHGHTHRPARHQEPGGTRWVLPDWDLDHGKPRGGYLRVDAEGFRVLPLD, from the coding sequence ATGCTGCAGGAAAAGGCTTTACGACACGCTGCCGCGGGCGTGCCCGGCGAGGGCAAGCGCCCGCACGCGGCTCGCCCGTTCCTGTTCATTTCCGATGTGCATCTGAATGAAGGGATTCCGCGTACGGTCGCCGCGTTCGAGCGCTTCATCCGGGTCACGGCCGATCAGGCCGACTCGGTGTTCATACTCGGCGACCTCTTCGAATACTGGATCGGTGACGACATGCTCACCGATCCGTTCCCTGCGCGCATGGCTGCGCTGATGCATACGCTCTCCGAGCGCGGCATCGCGCTCTACATCATGCACGGCAACCGCGACTTTCTGATGGGCAAGCGCTTCATGAAGGCCGCGGGCGCGATCTGGCTGCCCGACCCCATCGCGATCACCGCGTTCGGCACGCGTCTCGCACTCGCGCACGGCGACGCGATGTGCACCGACGATCACGGCTATCAGCTATTTCGCAAGCTCGCGCGCAACCGGCTCGTGCAATTGCTCTTTCTCGCGTGGCCGTTTCGCTGGCGGCGTGCGATCGCCGAGCGCGCGCGAAGCGCAAGCGAGAACAAGCGTAGCGGGCCGCGCCTGCCGAAGTACGACGTCACGGCGAAAGGCGTGGCGGCGCTCTTCAAGCGCGCGCGTGCGAACACCATCGTGCACGGTCACACGCACAGGCCGGCGCGCCACCAGGAGCCTGGCGGCACGCGTTGGGTCTTGCCCGACTGGGATCTCGATCACGGCAAGCCACGCGGCGGCTATCTGCGCGTGGATGCCGAAGGGTTCAGGGTCTTGCCGCTTGACTGA
- a CDS encoding acetyl-CoA carboxylase carboxyltransferase subunit alpha: MKTTFLDFEQPIAELEAKIEELRFVQDDSAVDISEEIERLSKKSQQLTKDLYANLSPWQVSQIARHPQRPYTLDYVHELFTDFHELHGDRSFADDLSVVGGLARFNGQACMVIGHQKGRDTKERAARNFGMPRPEGYRKAERLMRLAEKFGLPIFTFVDTPGAYPGIGAEERGQSEAIGRNLYVMAELKTPIITTIIGEGGSGGALAVAVADTVMMLQFSTYSVISPEGCASILWKSAAKAPEAAEALGLTAHRLKALGLIDKIVNEPLGGAHRDPKGMAALLRRALADSLRQFQGMSIADLKQRRFERLMAYGKFKETTPGA; the protein is encoded by the coding sequence ATGAAGACCACGTTTCTGGATTTCGAACAGCCGATCGCTGAACTGGAAGCGAAGATCGAAGAACTGCGCTTCGTTCAGGACGATTCGGCCGTCGATATTTCGGAAGAAATCGAGCGGCTGTCGAAGAAGAGCCAGCAGCTCACGAAGGACCTCTATGCGAACCTGAGCCCGTGGCAGGTTTCGCAGATCGCGCGTCATCCGCAGCGTCCGTACACGCTCGATTACGTGCACGAGCTTTTCACCGATTTTCACGAACTCCATGGCGACCGTTCGTTCGCGGACGACCTTTCTGTCGTCGGCGGACTCGCGCGCTTCAATGGCCAGGCTTGCATGGTGATCGGTCATCAGAAGGGCCGTGACACGAAGGAGCGCGCCGCGCGCAACTTCGGCATGCCGCGCCCGGAAGGCTATCGCAAGGCCGAGCGCCTGATGCGCCTCGCCGAGAAGTTCGGTTTGCCCATCTTCACGTTCGTTGACACGCCGGGTGCGTACCCTGGCATTGGCGCGGAAGAGCGTGGCCAGTCGGAAGCGATCGGCCGCAATCTCTACGTGATGGCCGAACTCAAGACGCCGATCATCACGACGATCATCGGCGAGGGCGGTTCGGGCGGCGCGCTCGCCGTCGCTGTTGCCGACACGGTCATGATGCTGCAGTTCTCGACCTATTCGGTGATCTCGCCGGAAGGCTGCGCTTCGATCCTCTGGAAGAGCGCCGCGAAGGCGCCCGAAGCCGCGGAAGCGCTGGGCCTCACGGCGCACCGCCTGAAGGCGCTGGGCCTCATCGACAAGATCGTGAACGAGCCGCTCGGCGGCGCGCATCGCGACCCGAAGGGCATGGCTGCGCTGCTGCGCCGCGCGCTCGCCGACTCGCTGCGCCAGTTCCAGGGCATGAGCATCGCCGACCTGAAGCAGCGCCGTTTCGAGCGCCTGATGGCCTACGGCAAGTTCAAGGAAACGACGCCGGGCGCGTAA